Within the Halobaculum limi genome, the region ACAGGTGACGGGAAGCCTCGGTCGGCTCGGCGGCGGGACCATCGCTGATCGGTTGCAACTGTCCGCGTCGGTTGCGAACGCGCGGGTGTTGCTCGTCCAGTCGGTCGTCACGGCGGTCGGGTTCGTCGCCATCACGCTCGTCGGTGGGCCGTTGGTCGCGGCGGTCGCGTTCACGCTTCTCGGCTTCTTCGTCCTCGGATTTCCGGGGATGTACTACGGCTGTCTCACCGCCCTCGTCGACGACGACGAGGTTGGCGCGGCGACGGCGGGCGGGCAGACGGCTATCAACCTCGGGGGATTGCTCGCGCCGCCCGCGTTTGGGTATCTCGCCGACAGCGTCGGCTACGACCTCGGGTGGTACGGCCTCGCTGTGTGCGCGGCGCTGGCGGCGGTTGCGCTCGCACCGTTGGTTCGTGAGTGAGGGAGGTGAACGGCGGGGTCCCGCTGTTCGACTCAGTTGGGGTTCGATCCGTTTGCTCTGTGGACGCTGTTGATTCGACGTGAGTTTACTGAAAACGGCTGATAGAGAGCGTGCTGGCTCTGTTGAAACCCTATTGAGTCAACACTTCCATGCTGAGATCGTCATTAGGTAGGTGTGCATATTTTCTACAACTGGCTTATGAGCAAGTAGACGGAATTTCGTCGGACTCCCACTTGCGAGTGTGCAGTCGATAAGGAGGTGTTCACCGGGTCTGTGCGACCGACTGACGCCAGTAGTAGCCGACGACCGGGCCGAGGACAACGATAGCACCGACCACGACCGCTGTGTTGATGAGGGCGTTCTCCGAAAGTTCGGTTGTGGCTCGGAGCAGGTCAGCGATCAGGGCTGTTACGAGAATGACGAGTATCAGCAAGACCACCCCTCGTACTGAGTAGAGGCGGCTGTCTGATCCGAGGAGCGGCCGGTCACCACGAATCAAGCGAGGTATAACATCGACTGCTGCGAAGACTCCAAGACTGAGTATCAGTGTAACCGCGACCCGCAGGTAGAGATGAAGGTCTGGCGCGAGTGCCGTGGTAGCGAGTACTCCGTTGGTGAGTCCATATAGAAGTAAGAAGGCGAGTGCACGGCCAGCATCGACCCATGTCTGCTCAGAGACCATACCCATTATTGTCCATTTCAGGTAATAATACCTGTTTACAGACTGTGGTGCTGCATCTAATCTCTACATCTAACGTTCAGAGTGTCTTGTCGATGTTGTGTGTGAGACTACCGACAACGAGTTCACGGAACTGCTTCCACCAGTATCGTGAGCGGACGAATGCGCCATATTTCCGTTTGAGACTGGAGTTCACCGTCTCATTCTGACTCCGTAGACCGTAGAGGTCGGCGTCCAGTCGAGCATTCCACGCCTTGTGGAGCGACGAAAATTCTCGGTGCTTGATGAGGGGACGAACACCAGCGTCACGGGCTAACGCGCGAACCTTCTGGTCGTCGTAACCCTTGTCACCGAGGAGGATTGCCACATTCTCGGCATTGCGCTTGATGAGCGACGGAGCGATCTGTGAGTCGTGTTTTCTGGTCGTCGTCACGTGGAGATCGAGGATAGCATTCGCTCTCGTGTCTACGAGCAGTGTCACTTTCAACTGCTGAATCGTCAGCTTCGTTCGCTTCGTGTAGTGTTTCGAGGCGTGACTCCGGTCGAAGCCGGAAGCGTCGATCCCAACGACACCGTTAGTCGGGAGAAGCATGATCGAGAGGTTGAGCAGGACACGCCAGACTGCCATATCAAGCCGGTTGAACGCTTTACACAACGTTGAGGGCGACGGGAGTTCGTCTAGATTAATGGCTTTCCGAATGCGGGGCATCTCGATGAGTTCGTCGAGAAGCGTCCTGTAAGTCGTGTTCTTCCGAACTTTGAGACAGAGGAGAACGATGTGCTGGTGGAGTGTGTACCGGCGTTTGGAGAACTTCGATGAGTAGGGAGCGACAGCTCGGCGTGCCAAGTGGATCGCTTGCTCAACGAACCGGAGCAACCGCGATTTCGGGAGGGCTTCCATCTGGTCAGATTACCGGGTGTACCTGTAACTCCCTGAGGATTTCAACAGAGCCAGCGTGCTGTATATGTCCGAACAAAATTCTACCAGTTCGACGGGATTGAGACCGACCGCGACGAGGAACTTGTTCGCCCGGAACGCCAGGCCACTCCCGTCTCCGTCGATCTTGACGGCTTCCGACAGATCGTCTCGGCGCTGGAGATATCTTCGATCACGTTGTGGTTGATCACGGTATTCGCCGTGGCCGGCTCGGCGAGATGGAACCGCTCGTCGAGGCCCTTGGAGGTGACCTCAAAGTAATCGACACGGCGCGACGGTTCGTCGATGAGACCGCCGACGGTGGTTGAGGCGATCATTCCGACGCCTCCAGTTTCTCGGCGCGGTCGAGTTCGCGACGAACACGTTCGAGTTCGGGGGCGCTGCCGAACTCGACGAGCGGGGCTAAGGCGAGCGCTCGAACGAACGGATCGGTGCCGATGCGTGTGTGAGCTGGGCCGCCCGTGAGGAGCTGATCTCACTGGTGGCCCGCCTCGAGGTGGAGATGGATCTGGTCAGGGCGCACGTGCTTGCGATGGACACACCACCTGCGGCGCAGTTCGGCCGGCGAGTGCGGACGGCGAGCACCACCTGAGGTGATGCCGACCAGCCATCCGATCTCCGAAGGTGCATCGCCTGTCAGGCGACCATCCTTGGGAGAGCGGCCGCTAGATCCCCTCGTGGTGGACCTCCTGCCTGTCGTACACCGGCGTGGGGATATCCTCATAGCGTGCCTTCAACTGCAGCGCCAGATACAGCGAGTAGTGGCGTGACTGGTGCAGGTTGCCACCGTGGAACCACAGTTGTTCCACCTGCGTCGGCTTCCACATGTTGCGCTCCTCGCCCTCCCACGGTCCGGGGTCTTTGGGCGTATCTGAGCCGAGCCCCCAGACCTTCCCCGCCTGCCGCGCCGTCTCCTCATCCACTAGGCCGGCCACCCAGCCGTTCATCGAGCCGTACCCCGTGGCGTACACGACAAGGTCGGCGGGGAGTTCGGTGCCATCTTCCAGCAGGATCGCATCCTCGGTGAACTCAGTTACCTGCCCATTGGCCACCTCGATCTCTCCGTCGATAATGAGCTGACTGGCGCCGGTGTCGATGTAGTAGCCCGAGCCACGGCGGAGGTACTTCATGAACAGCCCCGAGTCGTCGGGACCAAAGTCGATCATGAAGCCAGCGTCCTCGAGCGCCTCGTAAAACTCGGCGTCGATCTCCCTCATTTTGTCATATTTGGGTTTTTCGAACTCGTTCATAATGCGGTACGGGACGGATGCGAAGATCATGTCCGCCCGGTGGGTGTCGATGCCGTTCTCGACGGCTCGCTCGGAGTACAGATCACCGAGTCCGTGCTCCAGCAGTGTGTCCGTCTTGACGACGTGCGTCGATGACCGCTGCACCATCGTCACGTCGGCGCCGACCTCCCAGAGCCCCTCACAGATGTCGTGGGCTGAGTTGTTCGAGCCCACCACTACCACGGACTTGCCTTCATACTCCTCGTCGGGGCCGGGGTGCGCGGATGAGTGGTGTACCTCGCCGTTGAAGCGCTCCTCGCCGTCGAGGTCGGGTACGTTGGGCTTGCCGCTCATTCCCGTCGCCATCACGAGCTCCTGTGGGCGCAGCACGAGCTCCTCACCGTCGCGGTTGACCTCGACCTCCCAGGTGCCCGTCTCCTCGTCGTACTGTGCACTGGTGGCCTCGGTCTTCGACCAGTAGTTCAGCTCCATCACCTTCGTGTACATTTCCAGCCAATCGCCGAGCTTGTCTTTCGGTGAGAACACCGGCCAGTTGTCGGGGAACTTGATATACGGGAGGTGGTCGTACCAGACAGGGTCGTGCAGCGCGAGCCCCTTGTACCGGTTGCGCCAGGAGTCGCCCGGCCGGTCGTTCTTCTCGACGATGATCGTGGGCACGCCGAGCTGGCGGAGCCGTGCACCGAGTGCGATGCCGCCCTGTCCCCCACCGACGATCACGGTGTGCGGCTGTTCGGTGTACCCCAGGTTCTCCAGTTCCTCTTCACGGCGCTCTGTCCACGTCTTGCGGTCTGCGTCCGCAACCGGCTCTGCGCCAATCGGTCGGTCTCTGCCCTTGGGCTCCTCGTGCCCCTTCAGCTCCGTCAGTGCGGTCAGGAAGGTCCACGCACCGCCATCTTTCAGCCGGACGACACCCTCACCACGACCCACCTCGGTCTCGAAGGTGAACCAGGCGGTGATGATCCCATCTTCCTCCTCCGCCGGCTCGCTAAGCTCGAAGTCCGACGGACCGGTGTGCGCGAGTGTCTCCTCGAGCATATCCTCGACGCCACTGGGATTCTCCACCGTCTTGATGTTCCAGGTAAACGCGACCAGGTCGCGCCAGTAGCTCTCCGCACAGAACATCTCCGCCGCAGCGGCGGCATCCTCCCGGCGCATCGCATCCTCGAGATCCTCCAGGTACGCCTGTGCCGTCTCGGTCGCATAGTCGATGTCGCCATCGGACATCTGCTCTGGCGAACTCATCGGTCCACCTCCTCCGCCGCGGTGGTCGCCACAGCGGGTGTCGGGACCGATTGCAGTTCAGGTTGGTCGGCTCGGTCAGTAGAGAACATCATATTTCTGAAGTACTGCCTCTACTTAATTATTATTCATAAAGATTTGTCATCCATACCGGCTCAGTTGCAAGGTTTGGATTGTGACGGTGGAGATCGTTACGCAATTCAAAGCCATCATATCTTCCCGCGAGCCCAGTTAGAACGGGCAGGATACGATTCGGGGAACAACCACCACGACAGGGAGCGTGTGAATGAAATCGCGAACCGTGTCCCGCTCACCCAATCGGGAAACCTCGACATATTCGATTCACGACCGACTGAGTATCTCCCAACCGTCCGCGAGAATCAGCTAGGTGCGCTGGAACCCGCGTTTATTCCGCTAGACGAACGGCTCTGGAAAAGTAGAACTACGAGGAGTTCCTCGGCAAGCGACGGCAACTCATCGCGGAGGGCATCAACGACTATCTGGACGGACTCGTGGAGGACTCATTTCTTCGTCTTACCACGGACCAGTCCATAATGTAGTGGGTACTCGTGGTTACAACCCTTATTGATTGATCGCTCTTGGTTCAGCCCCGTTCGGCATCCGGAAAGTAGCGTCCACGCTCAGCTATCAATTCGTCAGTCTTAGGCACTTCAGCTCGCTGTTGCCGGTGTACACGGCTAGAATATGCGATGTGACCGAATGCCCCGATTGGAGTGCACTAGTCCAGATTACCGGTGTCGTATTCGATGCTGTATGGACCCTCTGCATCTCGCACGCTCATTCTGACAGCTTCTGAATAGATCGAGTATCGAAGTGAGATAGTGCTCCTCCGTATCTATCGCTCGAACGGAACCAACTCCCTTGCTGTGCGTGTTACGAGAGCCGTCCCGTCCTACTCCACACCCTCGATGGGCGTCGGTTCGTACGCCTCGTGTTGACGGGTGTACTCCATTGTCGTCGCCACCGACTCTGCGACGTCGATGCCCGCTTCGCGTTCGACGATGTGCAGCGCTAGGTCGATACCGGAAGTGACGCCGCCGGCGGTGAGCACGTCGTCGTCGTCGACGACGCGTTCCTCACGCACCTCGGCGTCCGTCTCGCGGAGGTCGTCGAGCGCGGAGGCGTGCGTGACCGCGGGCCGACCGTCGAGGATACCCGCTTTCGAGAGGAGCATCCCGCCGGTACAGACGGAGGCGACGGTCGCGCCCGCGTCGTGGTGGGCCGCCACCGCGTCCGGAATCGCGCCGCGTTCGTACTCCGCCCACGCGCCGGCGTCGCTACGGTCGTTCCACCCGCCGCCGGGGACGACGAGCAAGTCGAGGTCGCCGGGCGCTTGGAGTTCGCCCTCGGCCTCGACGCGCATCCCGTGGCTCGCGGTGACGAGTCCGGGGCCGTCGAGCGAGACGAGTCGGGTGTGGAAGTCTGCGCCGGCGCTCTCGGCGTTGCGGAACACCTCGAACGGGCCGACCGCGTCGAGTTCGTCGAACCCCTCGTACAGCAAGACTGCGACGTTCATATCCGTCCGTTCGGACGCCGGGGTGAAAGCCGTATCCCGACCGACGCGGCGGCAAGCGTTTTCGGCGAGCGTTCACACGGCGGGCGTATGGGAGCGTGTCCCCACTGCGAGACGGAACTCAGAGAAGTCGTCGAGAGCGACACCGACGCGCAATACAACGGCGACGCGACGGTGTGGGAGTGTGCCGCCTGCGGGGCGATACTCGGCGTCACCGAGGTCGGCGTCTGAATCACAGCGGGTCGCGACGACGGTGGTGCTCGCTCAGTCGGCGTCGACTTCCTCCCCGCGGGCGCGTTTGAACATCGCGATGGCCGCCTCGCGCATCTCCGAGTGGTCAACGACCGGGTCGGGGTACTGCGGCGCGAGTTGGCGGCGGCGACCGACCGACAGTTCGTGCCACGAGTGGACGTTGTCGGCGGAGACGCTCGCCAGTTCGGGGACGTACTCCTTGATGTACTCGGCGTCGGGGTCGTAGCGCTCCCCTTGCGTCATCGGGTTGAAGATGCGGAAGTACGGTTGGGCGTCCGTGCCCGTCGAGGCGGCCCACTGCCACCCGCCGTTGTCGTTGGCGGTGTCGTGGTCCGCCAAGTGGTCCTTGAAGTGCTCGTAGCCGTGGCGCCAGTCGAGGAGCAGATCCTTCGTCAGGAACGACGCGACGATCATCCGCACGCGGTTGTGCATATACGCCTCCTCGCGGAGTTGGCGCATCCCGGCGTCGACGATTGGGTAGCCCGTCTTCCCCTCTTTCCACGCCTGGAGGTGTTCGTCGGCGTCCTCACCCTCGCGCCACCCGATGTCGTTCTCGTACTGCTTGTAGTTCGACGTGACCACTTCGGGATTGGCCCACAGGACCTGGGTGTAGAACTCCCGCCACGCGAGTTGCGACTGGAACTCCTCGACCGACTCCACGGCGTCGTCGTCGCCGTCGGCTTCCGCGGTCGCTTTCGCTTCCTCGGTGGCCGCGTACACCTCACGGATTCCGATGGTCCCCCACTTGAGGTCCGTCGAGAGGCGGGAGGTAGCGTCTTTCGTCGGGTAGTCGCGGTCTTCGTCGTAGCGGTAGACGGCGTCCTCACAGAACGCCGCGAGGCGGTCGCGGGCGGCTTCGGTTCCAGCCTGCTGGACGGTTGCCTCGGGCTCTGAGAAGCCCAGATCCTCGATGCTCGGGAGAGGGTCGCCCGACACGTCTGCGAGGTCTGCGGCCGTCGGCGCGTCGAACGCGGCGGCCTTCTCGCGGTCGCGCCACTTCTTCCAGAAATAGGTGTACACCGCGTACGGCTCTCCTTTGTTCGTCGTGATCGTTCCGGGTTCGTGGTGGACGGCGTCGTGGTGCGTCTCGCGGTGGACGCCTTCGGCGTCGAGTGCCCGGCGAACACGGGCGTCTCGTTCGCGGGCGAGTCCGGAGTAGTCCTCGTTCCAGACGACCGCCTCGGCGTCGAACTCGGCGGCGATGCGGGGGAGTTCCTCGGCGGGGTCGCCGTGGGCGACGACCAGATCGGAGTCGCGGTCGCGGTACTCCTCGCGCAACACTGCAAGTGCGTCGAGCATAAACCGGACACGGGGGTCGGCGGCGTGTTCGAGGACGGCGTCGTCGAAGACGAACACCGGCACGACCGTATCCGCGTCGGCGGCCGCCGCGAGGCCACGATTGTCGCTGACGCGGAGGTCCCGACGGTGCCAGAACAGGCGCATAGGATCGCCCACGGGCGTCGCGATAGTAACCCTGTTGGCAGTCGTGGGGGCGGTTCAGATCGGATCGATCTGGTCGCGCCGTCCGTTGAGGACGGCGAACTGCTCTCCGCGACGCCGTTCGAGGAGGTGGAGGAGTCGCTCGGCCCAGCGGAGTTTCTGCATCTTCATCGGGGCCACGTCGGCGTCGTCGAAGTCCCACCCTGGAAACACGAGAGCCGCCGCCCCGCAGTGGTCTGCGAGGAACGCCGCGCGGTCGCCGTCGGTGAAGCCGCCGACGTTGGCGACGGCGTCGACCGGCGCGGCCTGCGTCGTGACGAGCGTGTGAGCGGCATCGTAGCGGGGTAACCACTCGTCGACGAGGTCGCCGTTGTCGCCGTGCGCGTGCGCGACGACGACTTCACCGCGGTCTGTTCGTTCGAGGCCGGTCTCGGGGTTCTTGTCCAAGTCGGTCACCATCGCGTCGACGGCGATTCCCAGATCAGCGAGGCGGTCGGTCGCCGTCGACGCGGCGAACACGCGGTCGGCCTCGCGCGCGAGGTGGGCGTCAGCCTCCAGCGACGGTCCCGCGCCGGCGACGGCGACGGTCGCGCCGGTACAGTCGAGGCAGGCGAACGCGAACGGGGTGGCGAACGCCGCGGCACGGTCGCGAACCGCCTCGTCGGCCGCTCTGTCGAACCCGAAGTCGGCGAGGATCGCCTCGTAGATCGGTTCCCAGTCGGTGAACTCCATGGTTGTGACTACGACTGTAGCGACTCAGTAATACGGGATCGGGCCGGTAAGCGCACCAGAGTACCCCTACCCGCGGTGCCCTTCCGGCTTCCATCGTCAGATATCGACCGATTGGGTATAAGTTTTCTTACTCTGTCGGACGCTCGACCGACGCCAACGCGGCGTCCAAGGCCTCAGAGACGCCGCGTGCGGCATCTGCGGTCGCAGCGATTCCCCGCGTATTCCCCAGCAACAGCGCCGTCGTCGCGGCCTCGCCTGCGACGACGACGGCCGACGAGTCGGCGGCCCCCGCGCGGAGTGCCCCGAGTTGTTCGGCGTCGAGACCGTCGAATTCGTACACTCGCGCGACTGCGTCGGCCGCGGCTGTCGCGTCACCGCCCACGCGGTCGATGTGCCGGCGAGCGTCGCCGGTGGTCGTCACGTCGAGTTCTTCCACCGACACGTCGTCGTCGTAGCGGGCGCGGTCGCGAGCGAACTCCTTGCCGATGAGCGCCGCGTCGCGCGTCTCTCGCACGTCGTGCGTGCGGACGATGTGTGCGCCGCGTTCGACGGCCATCGACGTGGCCGCCAGCGAGACGGGAAGCGCCTCCTCGGTGGTCCGGTCGGCGACGCTCCGGAGGAAGTTCTTCCGGTTGATCGAGACGAGGAGCGGTCGCCCGTAGCCGCGGAACTCCCGCAGGCGGTGGAACGTCTCGCGGTCGTCTGCGATGGTCTTCTCCTCGGACCACCCGCCGAACGCTGGGTCGAGGATGGTCTTGTCGGTGAAGCCGTTGAGCGACAGCGCCTCGTAGATGTCGTCGACGTCCTCGATAGCACCCGGTCGTTCCAGATCCGGCGGCGAGGCCATCTTGGCGACGGCGGCATCGTACTCTTCACAGACACGGGGCATCTCGGAGTCGGCGAACCCACAGATGTCGTTGACCATGTCGAACCCGCGGTTCAACGCCTCCGCTGCGACCTCGTGATAGCGCGTCTCGATGGAGAAGACGGCGTCACCGGAGACGCTCTCGATAGTCTCGATGGCCGTGTCGAGGCGCTCCAGTTCCCCCTCCGCAGAGAGCACCTCGAACTTCTTGTTCGCAGATTCCAAGCCGACGTCGACGATGTCTGCGCCCTCGTCGATGAGTTCCTCGTCGACGTACTGGGCGGCTTCGCCGGGGTCGTCGTACACGCTGGGGTCGTACGGCGACTCCTTCGAGACGTTCAACACGCCCATGATCCGTGGGGGATGGTCGTCACCGATCTCGAGGCCCGCAGCGTCGACTGTTCGCATAGGGATCGCCACGGGAGCCGCGTGTTTCGGTGTTGTGGTCCCGGCGGGGACGAACACGGCGACGAGACGGCGGCCGACTCGGCGCTCGACGCCGTCGAGACGGTCCCGGAACGCGCCGTTTATGCCCGCCGCGGCGCAACGCCGGGGTAATGGGAAAGGTGAGCATCGGCCTGCGCGGCTGGCGCTTCGACGAGGACGACCTCTTCACCGACGCGGGCGGGTGGAGACCGCTGGAGGAGATTCCGAAAGACCCCCGCCACCGCCTCGTTCGCCTACAAGTCGTGATGGGCAAGCCCTGTGACGCCTGCTATCTGATCCACGGCGAGGAAGAGAAGAAGCGGTGCAACCCCGCGGCCATCGTCTACGGCGAACCGCTTGACGAGGTGTTGCTGTGTGACGACCACGAGGCCGACTTCCTCTACTGGTTCCGCGAACAGGGCGGCAAGACTATCGCGGGCGAGGAGACGTTCCGCGACGCCTTCCACGAGTGGTTCGACGACGGCGGCCGCGCGCCCGACGGCTACGGCGGGATGGAGTACGTCGAGGAGGCGCCCGAAGACCTGCCGGACCTGCGCGACCCCGAAGACCTGTACGAGGACGACGATCTCCTCGTCGACGAACGTCCGGACTTCGAGGACGGCGACGACGCTGACGACGCGGATGCCGACACGAGTGACGGCGATGGCGACGACGACCTCGACGTAGACGACCTCGACCTCGACCGCGAGTACCCCTCATGAGCGACGGGGAGCGCAGTGACGGCGACGACGACACCGACCACGGCGACCACGCAGACCGCGAGTTCGTCGTCGTCGTCGTCGAACCGGAGACGCCGGGCAACGTCGGCACCATCGCTCGCGCGATGAAGAACTTCGGGCTGACCGACCTCAAACTGGTCGACCCGCCCGAGATCGACCGCGACAGCGAGGCGTACGGCTTCGCCGGCCACGCCCGCGAGGACGTGTTGCCGAACGCCGACACCGTCACCCTCGACGAGATTGTCGAGAACTACCACACGGTCGGGACGACCGCGATCACCGGCGAGGACGCCCGCCGGCACGTCCGCTTCCCGTTCAAGACGCCCGCCGAACTCCGCGAGTCGCTGGCGACGGTCGACTCCGACACCGCCCTGGTGTTCGGCCGGGAGGGGACTGGTCTCAACAACGAGGAACTGGAGCAGTTGGACGAACTCATCTCGATCCCCGCGAACCCCGAGTACCCGGTGATGAATCTCGGACAGGCGGCGACGGTGACGCTGTACGAACTCCGGTCGCTGTTCCTCGACGAGTACCAGTTACCCGAAGTCGAGCACGAACGCGCCCCCGAACCGGAGATCGAACGCTTCTACGAGCAGTTCGGCGCGTTCCTCGACCACGCGGAGTCGCGCGACCACAAGCGCACCCGCAGTCAACGGCTGATCCGGCGACTCGTCGGTCGGGCACACCCCACGAGCAAGGAGATGACGACGCTCACAGGCGTGTTCCGGCGGGCGACAGACCTGTTGGAGCGAACTGACCACGCCGACCGCGAACGCGCCGAGGACGAAGCACGGTAAAGGCGGCGTCGTCGGCGTTCCTGTCCGTGACTGCGCTGTGATCTGTCGACCCTCTCGCTACTCTACGTCGTCGGCTTCGTTGTCTCCCGCGTCGGTTACGGGGCCGTCCTCCCGGCGCAGGTACATCACGTTCCCCACCATCGAGAACACCTCCTCGTCGTCCTGATTGAACGTCTTCGTCCGGGCGCGGACCAGTCCACGCTCGGGCCGTTCGGGCACCTTCTCGATCACCTCGTTTTCGATCCGGAGCGTGTCGCCCGGACGGACGGGGACGCGCCAGCGCAAGTCGTCGACGCCTTTCGCGCCGACGGTCGCAGCGTCCGAGAGGTGGCCGTCCACGAGCAGTCGCATCGTCATCGCGGCGGTGTGCCACCCGGAGGCGATGAGGCCGCCGTAGGGCGACTCCTCGCGTGCGCGGTCGGCGTCGACGTGGAACCACTGCGGGTCGTACTGCTGTGCGAACTCCTGCACCTCGTCGTGCGTCACCTCGTAGGAACCGAACTGCTCGACGGTCCCTACCTCGACGTCTTCGAAGAAGATTGGCATAGCCGCCGGTCCACGGCGAAGCATATGAATCCCGGTGTGTGCGGCGGTGATTAGGATGGTATTACCCCCCGAACGGCCGACACCACGACGTGAAATGACGTGAACGGTCGATGTGCATATGTCGTCGACTGTCGTTATGTTGACTGCCCCTACCCGGGTGTGCCTACGCACCCTCCGGCCGTGGCGAGGAGACCTCTGGGGGAGGCCCGTCGCCGCGGCCTGCTGTTACACCGACCAGCCGTGCGTCTCCGCCCAAATCCGGACGCGTTTTGGGGCCGGGCGGAGAAGCGACGCCCAATGGACGACGACCTCGAAGAGCGTGTGCGCGCTGAGGCGCGAAAGCACGCGCTCTACAACGCGTTGAAACACGGCTCCGACCCGGACGTGGGTGCGATTATGGGCCCGCTGATGGGCGAGAACCCCGACTTCCGACCGCACGGCGACGCCATCCCCGGCGTCGTCGCGCCGGTCGTCGGCGAGGTGAGTGGGATGGACACCGAGGAGCGACGCGAGCGACTCGCGGAACTCGACCCAGAACTCGTCGAGGAACTCGACGCCGAAGACGAGGAGGACGACCAGGTGCTCCCCGACCTCCCGAACGCCGACGAGTACGACGAGATTCGGATGCGCCTCGCGCCCAATCCCAACGGCCCGTGGCACCTCGGCTCCGCCCGAATGCCCGCCGTCATCGGGACGTACAAAGACATGTACGACGGGTGGATGCTCTGCCGGTTCGACGACACCGACCCCGAGACGAAGCGCCCGGACTTGGACGCCTACGACGAGATTCTCGACGCCATCGGCTACCTCGGGTTCGAACCCGACGAGGTGCTGAAGGCCAGCGACCGCGTCGAGACGTACTACGACCACGCACGCGACCTCATCGAGAAGGGCGGCGCGTACACCTGTTCGTGTCCCGCCGAGCACTTCCGCGGCCTGAAGGCCGACGGCGAACCGTGTGACCACCGCGACAAGGACGTCGAGACGGTCCACGAGGAGTTCGAGGCGATGGTCGACGGCGAGTACAGCGACGGCGAGATGGTGCTCCGCGTCAAGACCGACATCCACCACAAGAACCCCGCGCTCCGCGACTTCGTCGCGTTCCGGATGGTCGACACGCCTCACCCCCGCGAAGAGGCCGAAGACTACCGTGCGTGGCCGATGCTCGACTTCCAGTCGGGCATCGACGACCACCTCACGGGCGTCACCCACATCATCCGCGGCATCGACCTGCAGGACTCCGCCAAGCGCCAGCGGTTCGTCTACGATTACTTCGGCTGGGAGTACCCCGAGGTCGTCCACTGGGGCCACGTCCAGATCGACGCCTACGACGTGCCGATGTCCACCTCGACGATCAAAGCGAAGGTCGACTCGGGCGAGTTGACTGGCTGGGACGACCCCCGCGCACCCACGCTCGCGTCGGTGAAGCGCCGCGGCATTCGCGGTGAAGCCATCGTCGACGCGATGGTCGAACTCGGCGTCTCGACGAGCAACGTTGACCTCGCGATGTCGAGCATCTACGCGAACAACCGCGACCTCATCGACGACGACACCGACCGGCGGTTCCTCGTTCGCGACCCGAGCGGGTCCGCCGTCGACGACGGCGCTCGTCTCCCCGCCGCCGCACCGGCGTCGCTCTCTCTCGGTGAAGACGTGCCCGACGTGGGCCACCCGCCGCTACACCCCAACCACGAGGACCGCGGCGACCGCGACGTGCCTGCCAGCGAGTCGGTCCTCCTCGAAGCCGACGACGTTCCCGCCGACGGCGAGCGCGTGTGGCTGAAGGGCCTCGGCTGTCTCCGCCGCGACGGCGACGAACTGGACTGGGTCGGCACCGACATCTCACTCGTGCGTGAGGAGAACGTCCCCGTCGTCCACTGGGTCGGCGCGGGCGACGACGAACACGTGCGCGTGCGGATGCGAACGATGGACGGCGACGTGGTGGGATACGCAGAACCCGGCTACGCCGACTACGACGCCGACGACCTCGTGCAGTTCGAGCGTGTCGGCTTCGCCCGGTTC harbors:
- a CDS encoding dihydropteroate synthase — encoded protein: MRTVDAAGLEIGDDHPPRIMGVLNVSKESPYDPSVYDDPGEAAQYVDEELIDEGADIVDVGLESANKKFEVLSAEGELERLDTAIETIESVSGDAVFSIETRYHEVAAEALNRGFDMVNDICGFADSEMPRVCEEYDAAVAKMASPPDLERPGAIEDVDDIYEALSLNGFTDKTILDPAFGGWSEEKTIADDRETFHRLREFRGYGRPLLVSINRKNFLRSVADRTTEEALPVSLAATSMAVERGAHIVRTHDVRETRDAALIGKEFARDRARYDDDVSVEELDVTTTGDARRHIDRVGGDATAAADAVARVYEFDGLDAEQLGALRAGAADSSAVVVAGEAATTALLLGNTRGIAATADAARGVSEALDAALASVERPTE
- a CDS encoding RNA methyltransferase; this encodes MSDGERSDGDDDTDHGDHADREFVVVVVEPETPGNVGTIARAMKNFGLTDLKLVDPPEIDRDSEAYGFAGHAREDVLPNADTVTLDEIVENYHTVGTTAITGEDARRHVRFPFKTPAELRESLATVDSDTALVFGREGTGLNNEELEQLDELISIPANPEYPVMNLGQAATVTLYELRSLFLDEYQLPEVEHERAPEPEIERFYEQFGAFLDHAESRDHKRTRSQRLIRRLVGRAHPTSKEMTTLTGVFRRATDLLERTDHADRERAEDEAR
- a CDS encoding MaoC family dehydratase translates to MPIFFEDVEVGTVEQFGSYEVTHDEVQEFAQQYDPQWFHVDADRAREESPYGGLIASGWHTAAMTMRLLVDGHLSDAATVGAKGVDDLRWRVPVRPGDTLRIENEVIEKVPERPERGLVRARTKTFNQDDEEVFSMVGNVMYLRREDGPVTDAGDNEADDVE
- a CDS encoding glutamate--tRNA ligase, with translation MDDDLEERVRAEARKHALYNALKHGSDPDVGAIMGPLMGENPDFRPHGDAIPGVVAPVVGEVSGMDTEERRERLAELDPELVEELDAEDEEDDQVLPDLPNADEYDEIRMRLAPNPNGPWHLGSARMPAVIGTYKDMYDGWMLCRFDDTDPETKRPDLDAYDEILDAIGYLGFEPDEVLKASDRVETYYDHARDLIEKGGAYTCSCPAEHFRGLKADGEPCDHRDKDVETVHEEFEAMVDGEYSDGEMVLRVKTDIHHKNPALRDFVAFRMVDTPHPREEAEDYRAWPMLDFQSGIDDHLTGVTHIIRGIDLQDSAKRQRFVYDYFGWEYPEVVHWGHVQIDAYDVPMSTSTIKAKVDSGELTGWDDPRAPTLASVKRRGIRGEAIVDAMVELGVSTSNVDLAMSSIYANNRDLIDDDTDRRFLVRDPSGSAVDDGARLPAAAPASLSLGEDVPDVGHPPLHPNHEDRGDRDVPASESVLLEADDVPADGERVWLKGLGCLRRDGDELDWVGTDISLVREENVPVVHWVGAGDDEHVRVRMRTMDGDVVGYAEPGYADYDADDLVQFERVGFARFDSESDDELLAFYAHP